The Leptospirillum ferriphilum genome contains a region encoding:
- a CDS encoding biotin--[acetyl-CoA-carboxylase] ligase, which yields MFYLDVVSSTNSFLKNWSRKETLPSGTGLYAGTQTGGRGRRGNRWWHVPGNLALSIWVAEQTSPLPPWTLRLAWTLLTYLRSREIPCQLKYPNDIYLSANSLKLAGILVEKTACGAVLGLGLNRFLPEGLAAAACEDLPDHHTLALSVTELFYTHFLEEKNSKQETAPVLNELNALLLWKGEWVAWREEGKEHAGLGKIVELDLSGRLRVLEPSGNDRVLPETIRSVERVEASGRISR from the coding sequence TTGTTTTATCTGGACGTTGTCTCTTCGACAAATTCTTTTTTGAAGAACTGGTCCAGAAAAGAGACCCTCCCTTCGGGAACGGGACTTTATGCCGGAACCCAGACCGGAGGAAGGGGGCGTCGCGGGAATCGATGGTGGCATGTTCCCGGCAATCTGGCTCTTTCGATATGGGTGGCGGAACAGACATCTCCGCTTCCTCCCTGGACCCTGCGCTTGGCCTGGACACTTCTTACTTATCTCCGGTCCCGGGAGATCCCATGCCAGCTGAAATATCCGAACGACATCTACCTGTCCGCAAATTCATTGAAGCTGGCTGGAATCCTGGTCGAAAAGACCGCCTGCGGAGCGGTGCTGGGCCTCGGACTGAACCGTTTTTTGCCGGAAGGACTTGCTGCCGCTGCCTGTGAGGATCTGCCCGATCATCATACCCTTGCTCTTTCTGTGACGGAGCTTTTTTATACGCATTTTCTGGAAGAAAAAAACAGTAAACAGGAGACTGCCCCGGTTTTGAATGAACTGAACGCACTGCTTCTCTGGAAAGGGGAATGGGTGGCATGGCGGGAGGAAGGAAAGGAGCATGCTGGACTGGGTAAAATCGTCGAACTTGACTTGTCCGGCCGTCTCAGGGTTCTTGAACCGTCGGGGAATGACCGGGTGCTTCCTGAAACGATCCGTTCAGTGGAGCGGGTCGAAGCATCGGGGAGAATATCGCGATGA
- a CDS encoding valine--tRNA ligase, whose protein sequence is MDRKDIVNESQDIEPELNERIPKTYDPAATERKWLTLTSRKKRVSRPQATPFSMVIPPPNITGRLHMGHALNITLQDVVARFRKMEGQDVLWIPGTDHAGIATQNVVERQLSREGTALRSLTREEFVTRVWEWKDSIKSGILDQITRLGASLSWENERFTMDAGFSRAVTEVFIRLYREGFLYRGERMIHWCPRCLTALSDVEVTYVEKSGTLYYVRYGESPGRDQSLVVATTRPETIFADQALAIHPEDTRYQRWIGRKVFVPLIQREIPVIADSAVDPEFGTGVLKITPSHSMADWEIACRHGLSPLEIIDREGRMNEKSGPLKGMSREVAREKMVEELSARGFLEKEESSPSSLGVCYRCQTVIEPALSLQWFVRMKELAKPAIEAVREGEIRFFPDGWKNTYYDWLENIRDWCISRQIWWGHPIPAWHCSSCQEMVVDSRKPERCPRCGSEKLTADPDVLDTWFSSALWPFVTLGWPENTPDFQRFYPTSLLVTGFDILFFWVARMVMMGYHFTGKPPFRDVYIHALVRDQFGQKMTKSKGNVVDPLEIMDRYGTDAFRMTLVHMASPGRDIRLSTERVEGFRNFVSKIWNAFRYVERFAPGETRIPEVDGQSLQSPANRWILVSLSQAVADMRRYFGLYRFDEAANTLYHFTWHLYCDWFIEASKSVLDRPDDDPEKIETVRILRFTGSVLLRMAHPVMPFVTGELWEILYKDELPLEEQTFPDFSPSISKASSEVREFESMMALVGDVRQMRSQLKLSPTLEIRGELVVGEGAGERYGRHLAFLSRMARLSLSPLREGEPEAVSGIRIPFSDGSLILNLDGIVNLADEEKRLSRELEKLNQKKASVLARLKSREFREKAPPDVIEKDERLLEETGEEVQGLDSALTQVRQMMKERGGR, encoded by the coding sequence ATGGACAGGAAGGATATCGTGAACGAATCGCAGGACATCGAACCGGAATTGAACGAACGAATCCCAAAAACCTACGATCCGGCCGCCACGGAACGTAAATGGCTGACTCTGACCTCCAGAAAAAAGCGTGTTTCCCGGCCGCAAGCCACGCCCTTTTCGATGGTCATCCCGCCTCCGAATATTACGGGACGCCTCCATATGGGGCATGCACTGAATATTACCCTGCAGGATGTCGTTGCCCGCTTCCGGAAAATGGAAGGACAGGATGTGTTGTGGATCCCCGGGACGGATCATGCCGGGATTGCAACCCAGAATGTCGTCGAACGACAGCTCTCCAGGGAGGGAACTGCTCTTCGTTCTTTGACCCGCGAGGAATTTGTGACCCGCGTCTGGGAGTGGAAGGACTCCATCAAGTCCGGGATTCTCGATCAGATTACCAGGCTGGGGGCTTCTTTGTCCTGGGAAAATGAGCGCTTTACGATGGATGCCGGATTTTCGCGCGCTGTGACAGAGGTCTTTATCCGGCTGTATCGGGAAGGATTCCTGTACCGTGGGGAGCGGATGATTCACTGGTGTCCCCGATGTCTGACCGCGCTGTCGGATGTGGAGGTGACCTACGTCGAGAAAAGCGGGACTCTTTATTATGTCCGTTATGGAGAGTCGCCTGGAAGGGATCAGAGCCTCGTGGTGGCAACGACCCGACCGGAAACGATTTTTGCCGATCAGGCCCTCGCCATCCATCCGGAAGACACCCGCTACCAGAGATGGATCGGCCGGAAAGTTTTTGTTCCCCTCATCCAGAGAGAAATTCCGGTTATTGCCGATTCTGCGGTTGATCCGGAGTTTGGAACGGGTGTCCTGAAAATTACGCCCTCTCACTCCATGGCGGATTGGGAAATTGCATGTCGCCACGGCCTTTCCCCACTCGAGATCATTGACAGGGAAGGCCGCATGAACGAAAAATCCGGGCCCCTGAAGGGAATGAGTCGTGAAGTCGCCCGGGAAAAAATGGTTGAAGAATTGTCTGCCAGGGGATTTCTGGAAAAGGAAGAATCTTCTCCGTCTTCCCTTGGGGTGTGCTATCGCTGCCAGACGGTCATTGAACCAGCCCTGTCACTGCAATGGTTCGTTCGCATGAAAGAACTTGCGAAGCCAGCGATCGAGGCGGTCCGGGAAGGAGAAATCCGGTTTTTTCCGGACGGCTGGAAAAACACCTATTATGACTGGCTGGAAAATATCCGGGACTGGTGCATTTCCCGCCAGATCTGGTGGGGACACCCGATTCCGGCATGGCATTGTTCGAGTTGTCAGGAAATGGTCGTTGACTCCCGGAAACCGGAGCGCTGCCCGCGTTGCGGCTCGGAAAAACTCACCGCGGATCCGGATGTCCTCGATACCTGGTTTTCTTCCGCTCTCTGGCCATTTGTCACTCTGGGATGGCCGGAAAACACTCCGGACTTCCAGAGATTCTATCCGACCTCTCTGTTGGTGACGGGATTCGATATCCTCTTCTTCTGGGTGGCCCGTATGGTCATGATGGGATATCACTTTACCGGGAAGCCCCCTTTTCGGGATGTGTATATTCATGCCCTCGTTCGTGACCAGTTTGGGCAAAAAATGACCAAGAGCAAGGGCAATGTCGTCGACCCTCTCGAAATCATGGACCGTTACGGAACGGATGCGTTTCGCATGACGCTTGTGCACATGGCTTCCCCCGGACGGGATATCCGGTTATCCACGGAACGGGTCGAAGGATTTCGTAACTTCGTGTCCAAGATCTGGAACGCATTTCGTTACGTCGAGCGATTCGCTCCGGGAGAGACGAGGATCCCCGAAGTCGACGGACAAAGCCTTCAGAGTCCGGCGAACAGATGGATTCTGGTAAGCCTTTCCCAGGCGGTTGCAGACATGCGCCGCTATTTTGGGCTGTATCGTTTCGACGAAGCCGCAAACACCCTGTATCACTTTACCTGGCATCTCTACTGCGACTGGTTTATCGAAGCGTCCAAGTCCGTCCTGGATCGTCCGGATGATGATCCTGAAAAAATAGAAACAGTCCGCATTCTTCGTTTCACGGGATCCGTTCTTCTCCGGATGGCTCACCCTGTGATGCCATTCGTAACGGGAGAACTTTGGGAGATTCTGTACAAGGACGAGTTGCCCCTTGAAGAGCAGACCTTTCCGGATTTTTCTCCCTCCATCTCCAAAGCTTCGAGTGAGGTCCGGGAATTTGAATCCATGATGGCCCTTGTCGGAGATGTCCGGCAAATGCGAAGCCAGCTGAAATTGAGCCCGACACTCGAAATTCGGGGAGAGCTTGTGGTCGGGGAAGGAGCGGGTGAGCGTTATGGACGGCATCTTGCCTTTCTCTCTCGAATGGCCCGGCTCTCGCTTTCCCCGCTGCGGGAAGGAGAGCCTGAAGCTGTGTCCGGAATCCGGATTCCGTTCTCGGATGGATCCCTGATTCTGAATCTCGATGGCATCGTCAATCTGGCGGACGAAGAAAAGCGTCTGAGCAGGGAGCTTGAAAAGCTGAACCAGAAGAAAGCGAGCGTTTTGGCCAGACTCAAGAGTCGTGAGTTCCGGGAAAAAGCTCCTCCGGACGTGATCGAAAAAGACGAGCGTCTTCTTGAGGAGACCGGAGAGGAAGTGCAGGGTCTCGACTCGGCGTTAACCCAGGTTCGTCAGATGATGAAGGAGAGGGGTGGGCGGTGA
- the mltG gene encoding endolytic transglycosylase MltG, which yields MGNPLRKLWYMSRQRQLLLIAIILAGLFFLVWNGKAFLQRPSAPSTSIVFHVLPGTTFRSVVFELSRKGVTGYPETLVFWGDLLGIDTNIQAGVYEISPEMSPLKILLDLHNGQKYFYRLTVPEGFTMEQVARRMARLGIGSEKEILSLSSDPAFLKEENIPSTSLEGFLFPDTYFLPKAASAKDVFQMMVSRFRTVYQSIQKESPHPPEFSEKDLVTLASIVQKETGHPKDMAIVASIFINRLHQHMKLQSDPTVIYALKGRRRLHSRDLRIDSPYNTYRYHGLPPTPIDNPGREALKAVFNPKPVSYLYFISDKHGSQIYSDTLDGQDRAIRKVFREP from the coding sequence ATGGGAAATCCGCTGAGGAAGCTCTGGTATATGTCTCGCCAGAGACAATTGCTCCTGATCGCCATCATTTTGGCGGGTCTTTTTTTTCTGGTCTGGAACGGGAAGGCCTTCCTGCAAAGGCCCTCCGCTCCTTCCACTTCGATTGTCTTCCATGTGTTGCCCGGAACAACCTTTCGTTCGGTTGTCTTTGAACTGTCCAGAAAAGGAGTGACCGGCTATCCGGAAACACTTGTTTTCTGGGGGGATCTTCTCGGAATCGATACCAATATTCAGGCGGGTGTCTATGAAATTTCGCCGGAAATGTCTCCTCTCAAGATTCTTTTGGATTTGCACAACGGACAGAAGTATTTTTACCGGTTGACCGTTCCGGAAGGGTTTACAATGGAGCAGGTCGCAAGGCGGATGGCCCGTTTGGGGATCGGATCGGAAAAAGAGATCCTGTCATTGTCGTCTGACCCCGCCTTTTTAAAGGAGGAGAACATTCCCTCGACGTCGCTGGAAGGTTTTTTGTTCCCGGACACTTACTTCCTTCCAAAAGCGGCTTCGGCAAAAGATGTTTTTCAGATGATGGTCTCTCGTTTCCGCACGGTTTATCAGTCTATCCAGAAAGAATCCCCTCATCCCCCGGAATTTTCGGAAAAAGACTTGGTAACATTGGCATCGATTGTTCAGAAGGAAACGGGGCATCCCAAGGACATGGCCATCGTGGCTTCCATCTTTATCAATCGTTTGCACCAGCATATGAAGCTTCAAAGTGATCCGACAGTGATCTATGCACTTAAAGGAAGGCGCAGACTCCATTCCCGGGATTTAAGGATTGATTCCCCCTACAATACATACCGATATCATGGTCTCCCTCCCACGCCTATCGACAACCCTGGGAGAGAGGCCTTGAAAGCTGTTTTTAATCCCAAGCCTGTTTCTTATTTGTATTTTATTTCGGACAAGCATGGCAGCCAGATTTATTCCGATACGCTGGACGGTCAGGACAGGGCTATCCGGAAGGTCTTCAGAGAACCTTAA
- the nadC gene encoding carboxylating nicotinate-nucleotide diphosphorylase produces MTELFDPFVREAISVFLAEDVGRGDVTTRSLFSWEERSRNQAAHLVAESPGRICGIPFVEEVFLHLDPGTSFQWNQREGEPYLQNAVLGRIECRLEALLAGERLALNLLKHLSGIAFLSSVYVERAAKARPAGMRPLRVVETRKTLPGLRFFQKYAVRTGGGHNHRYSLDDGLLIKDNHLVAAGGVKPALEKARKNAPHPLRIELEVDTAHQALEGAQEGADILLLDNMATTLLEQLVPRLRLLNPSLILEVSGGVTLERIEELARLDIDVISVGALTHSSPDAPIRLDFLA; encoded by the coding sequence GTGACGGAACTGTTCGATCCTTTTGTTCGGGAGGCAATTTCCGTTTTTCTGGCGGAAGATGTCGGACGGGGTGATGTGACAACCCGCTCCCTTTTCAGTTGGGAAGAGCGTTCCCGGAACCAGGCAGCCCATCTGGTCGCCGAAAGTCCAGGACGCATTTGTGGCATTCCATTTGTCGAAGAGGTTTTCCTGCATCTGGATCCCGGGACATCCTTCCAATGGAACCAGAGGGAAGGGGAGCCTTATCTCCAGAACGCTGTTCTGGGCCGGATTGAATGCCGGCTGGAAGCACTTCTGGCTGGAGAAAGACTGGCCCTCAACCTTCTCAAACACCTGTCCGGCATTGCATTCCTGTCTTCCGTTTACGTCGAAAGAGCGGCAAAAGCCAGACCGGCCGGTATGAGACCCCTCCGGGTGGTCGAAACCCGGAAAACCTTGCCAGGGCTTCGATTTTTCCAGAAGTATGCCGTTCGCACCGGGGGGGGGCACAACCATCGTTACAGCCTGGATGACGGTCTGCTGATCAAGGACAACCATCTTGTTGCTGCCGGCGGGGTGAAGCCGGCTCTTGAAAAAGCGCGAAAGAACGCCCCTCACCCGCTTCGTATTGAACTGGAGGTCGATACGGCTCATCAGGCGCTGGAAGGGGCCCAGGAAGGTGCCGATATCCTGCTTCTGGACAACATGGCCACAACGCTTCTCGAACAGCTCGTTCCCCGATTGCGCCTTTTGAACCCGTCTCTTATTCTGGAGGTTTCGGGCGGTGTGACTCTGGAACGGATCGAAGAGCTGGCCCGACTCGATATCGATGTCATTTCGGTAGGAGCTCTGACGCATTCCTCTCCGGATGCCCCCATCCGTCTTGATTTTCTTGCATGA
- a CDS encoding type III pantothenate kinase yields the protein MITVKLGVSRVSVALHGESGGIRSLLVRKTPRKALSPAEWKKHLALPPVFGEKDWPVGIVSVVPAFTADLEKALSGPEKRRIVLLDRSSWGLKILYTPPSSLGLDRLAAARGALERFPDLEGRTYVVADFGTHTVLTVVDGSSVLGGSIALGIGPQLETISQRLVLGKVPLTFPKKSLGETTLESLTSGVILGTVRGVEGLVGEMEESLGKQMMLVLTGGFARYVRPLIRRECYVDRHLIHRGTWRVAQEAGEKNAGRV from the coding sequence ATGATTACCGTCAAGCTCGGAGTCAGTCGGGTTTCCGTCGCTCTCCATGGGGAGTCAGGGGGGATCCGCTCTCTTCTGGTCAGGAAGACCCCCCGGAAAGCGCTCTCACCGGCGGAGTGGAAGAAGCATCTGGCTCTTCCCCCGGTTTTTGGGGAGAAAGATTGGCCGGTAGGGATCGTAAGCGTCGTTCCCGCTTTTACCGCAGATCTCGAAAAAGCATTATCAGGTCCGGAAAAACGGCGGATTGTCCTTCTGGACAGGTCCTCTTGGGGATTGAAGATCCTCTACACTCCTCCCTCCTCGTTGGGGCTGGACCGTCTTGCGGCCGCGAGAGGAGCCCTAGAGCGGTTTCCGGATCTGGAAGGCAGGACCTACGTCGTGGCCGATTTTGGAACTCATACCGTGCTGACTGTCGTGGATGGAAGCTCTGTTCTGGGTGGAAGCATCGCTCTCGGTATCGGACCCCAGCTGGAAACAATCAGCCAGCGTCTGGTCCTGGGAAAGGTTCCTCTCACCTTTCCGAAAAAGTCCCTCGGGGAAACCACTCTTGAATCTCTCACGAGCGGGGTCATTCTCGGAACTGTTCGTGGGGTGGAGGGGTTGGTGGGGGAGATGGAGGAATCTTTGGGAAAACAAATGATGCTTGTTTTAACGGGAGGTTTTGCACGCTATGTGCGGCCTCTCATCAGGCGGGAATGTTATGTCGACCGGCACCTGA